GGAAGTGGCGGCAATCAGAAAACGGCGACGGCTTTTATCTACTCCAGAATTTGCCATCGTTTGCTCTCTCCCAAATAATCAAAACGTAAAACACGCTCTTGCGTGCAGCATCATAACCACTTGCAACAACGTTGAATATATGCATCTCTACACAGCAAATGCCCATATTAGCATACGCTAAAACACGGCATAGGATGTCCGAACTGTTGTTCAAAATCAAGTGCAAATGCGGCCTCCACAACAGCATGGCATGAGCCGTTGATTTAAGTCATGAATACTGCCACACCCACCTGCCGGACAAAGCGCGGGCATAATAACACAAAAAAAAGCTGGAATGCCCTGATTTATACAGGGTTATCCAAATCAAGGAAGATATGTTCAAGGCCAAACTGCGCTGACAAATGTTCGCCCAGCGCCTTGATGCCGTAGCGTTCAGTGGCATGGTGACCTGCTGCAATGTAATGGATGCCGTTTTCGCGCGCGCTATGCACGGTATGTTCGGAAACTTCCCCGCTCAGATAAGCATCCACGCCCAGCCCAAATGCCTGCTGGATGTAGCTTTGCGCACCACCACTACACCAGGCGATACGCTGGATGGGTTTGTCACCACCGGCAATCAACAAAGGCTCGCGCCCCAGCACATCGGCGACCTGCTTGCCAAAGGCTTTCAGCGTTTGCGGCTCCGGCAGGGAACCCACGTTGCCTACGCCTTGCAGTTCGCGTTCGTCCATCACACCATCAACCTGTATGCCCAACAATTTGGCAAGCTGGGCGTTGTTACCCAGTTCTGGGTGTGCATCCAGCGGCAGGTGGTAGCCGAACAGGCTGATGTCGTGCTTGAGCAGGGTGGCGATACGGCGCTTTTTCATGCCACGAATAACTGATGCCTCGTTCTTCCAGAAATAGCCGTGGTGGACGAGTATGGCATCGGCACCAAGCCCAACCGCAGCATCCAGCAACGGCTGGCTGGCGGTAACGCCGGTGATGATTTTCCGTACTTCAACCTTGCCCTCAACTTGCAAGCCGTTGGGGCCATAGTCGCGGAATTTGCTGATGTTGAGCAGCTTGTTAAGATAGGTTTCGAGTTCGTAGAGATTCATAGTTCGGTGAGTATGCGCAGGAATTCGGTCATCTCTTCATCGGTACCGATGGTGATGCGCAGGTATTCGTTGATACGGGGTTTGTTGAAATAGCGCACCAATACGCCGCGTTGTTTCAGTGCCAAGTAGATTGCTTCGGCATTGCCTTGCGGCGGTCGGGCAAACACGAAATTGGCAGCGGAAGGCAGTACGCTGAAGCCCAATTCCGTCAGTTTCTGCACAGTAGCTGCACGGGTGGCAATAATTTGCTGGCAGGTTGTCTCGAAATAGTCCCTGTCACGCATTGCTGCTGCCGCACCGGCAATCGCCATGCGCCCCAACGGGTAGGAGTTGAAAGAATTTTTCACCCGTTCCAGCGCGTCGATCAGATCAGGGTGGCCAACGGCAAAACCTACCCGCAAACCCGCCAGTGAGCGGGATTTGGAGAAGGTTTGCACAACCAGTAGGTTCGGGTATTTCGCAGTCAGCGGAATCGCGGTTTCGCCACCAAAGTCGATGTAGGCTTCGTCTACCACCACCACAGAATCCGGATAGGTTTGCAACAGGGCTTCGATAGCTTCCAGCCCCACGGCCATGCTGGTGGGCGCATTGGGGTTGGGGAAAATGATGCCACCGTTATCGACGGAGTAATCACCCAAGCACAGGCGGAAATCTTCCCGCAGCGGGATTTGCTGCGCTTCGATCTGATAAAGGTTGGCGTAGACCGGGTAGAAGCTGTAGCTGATGTCCGGGTACAACAACGGTTTGTCGTGTTTGAGCAAGCCACAAAAAACATGCGCCAACACCTCGTCCGAGCCGTTACCTGCGAACACGTTGGCGCGGGTTACGCCGTAATAGTCGGCGATGGCATCCTTGAGCGTGTCAGCGTTCGGGTCTGGATAGAGACGCAGGGTGTCATCTGCCGCTGCGTGGATGGCTTCCAACGCTTTGGGCGATGGCGGGTACGGGCATTCGTTGGTGTTCAGCTTGATGTAGCGCTGGTCTTTGGGCTGCTCGCCCGGCACATACGGGTCGAGGTTGTGTACCAGCTTGCTCCAGTATTGGCTCATGCGTACTTCCGGTCAGGAATATAAACGTGTGATCATATAAGGATGACGCAGATACAGCAATCTACCTTCCGCCCTGCCTGGTGGCTCAAATCCCCCCACCTGCAAACCCTGTGGCCGGTGTTTTTCCGCCAGCGCCCAAAGCTCGACCTGCAACACGAACGGGTGGAACTGGCCGATGGTGATTTCATCGACCTTGCCTGGCATCCGCGAGCGGATTCGCCACTGGTGCTGGTGATCCACGGCTTGGAGGGTTCGCTGGAATCGCATTACGCCCAGACTTTGCTGCTGACCCTGCACAAGGTGGGTTTCGCCAGCGTCTTCATGCACCTGCGTGGATGCAGCGGAACCCCCAACCGCCACGCCAGCAGCTACCACTCAGGGCGGACGGAAGACGTGGCGGAAGTGCTTGCCCATCTGCGCAAGACCGGCAGGATGCCAAAGGCTGCCGTTGGTTTCTCGCTAGGTGGCAACCTGATCCTGAAATATGCGGGGGAAACCGGCGCGGCGTCGGGCTTGCAAGCCATCATCGCCGTCTCCGTACCTTTCCAGCTACAAGAATGCGCGCGCAAGCTGGAACAGGGCTTCGCGCGGGTGTATGGGCAATACCTGCTGGGCAAGTTAAAAGCGGCTTACCGTCGCAAGTTCAGCCAGCGGGAACAACCTTTACAGGCCAGCTCCAACAAGCTGGGAACCATCTACGACTTCGACGACCAGATTACTGCCCCATTGAATGGTTTTGCAGATGCGGAAGACTACTACACCCGCAGCAGTTCCAGGCAATTCTTGCCGCGCATCCAGACGCCGACACTGATTATCCACGCCCGCGACGACCCTTTCATGTACCCGGCCACCGCGCCCACTGAAGACATGCTTAGCGACCAGGTGATACTGGAATTGGCCACGCATGGTGGCCATGTAGGCTTCGTCTCAGGCAAAACACCCTGGAACACCCAATACTGGCTTGAACAACGGATCACCACCTGGCTTCAGGAACGCCAGCTCGCCTAATCTGCCAACGGCTAACCCGTGCGCCTGCTACTTGACCTGCCGGTAAAACGCCACCAATTTTTCCGCCTGCGCCGTATGTGACCACGTAGCCGCATACACCAGCGCTTCTTTGGCTTTTTGCACGTGCAGGGTTTTACCTTGCAGCAAGCGTTCCACCTGTTTGGCGAAACCTTCCACCTCTTCCGGCGCGACCAGGCCACCCTGCCCTGAACCGATCACATCCTTCGTCCCCAGCACCGCTGTCGACACCACCGGCGTGCCGCAGGCCATCGCCTCAATCAGCACCAGCCCCTGGGTTTCGGTGCGGGAAGCGAACACGAACACATCCGCCGCTTTGTAGCACGCCTGCAAGCCGCCATCACGGCGCAGGTAGCCGACGAAACTGACATTGCCTTCCAGCCCGCGCCGCTTCACTTGCGCGTGCAGGGATTTTTCCGCAGGGCCTTCACCCGCGATGACGAACAAAATGTCAGGGATCTGCTCCCGCAAGCGTTCGGTCACATCCAGCAGGAAGCCAATGTTTTTCTCGAACGCCACCCGTCCTACGAACAGAATTACCGGGCACTCAACCGGGATGCCATGCTGTTCCCGGAACACCACACCGTCGCCAGACTCGAATACCCGCATGTCCAGACCGGTTGGCAGAATGGTCATGGGCGTTTCCACCCCATAATCTTTCAGCACTTGCTGCATGGCGCTGGAAGGCACCACCAACGCATCCAGATCGGCACACTGGGTACGGGAAAAGCGCCGCGCCGCATAGCGCAGCCATTCTTTGGGCAGCCACTTGACGTAGTTGTAGAGGTATTCCTCGAAAAAGGTGTGGTAGGTCGCCACCACTGGCAGCTTCAGTTTGCGCGCCAGTTTCAGCCCGGCGTAATGCGCCACGAACGGGGTGTGGATGTGGATGATGTCGTAATCCTCCGCCCGTAGCTCCTCAGTCAGGCGATGGATGCGGCGGATGCGCATCATGCGGTCTTCCGGGTCAACAATCACGTTGCGCGAACTGATGCGGATGATGCCGGTTTCATCCTCCACCGTTTGCCCATAATCGGGCGCAATTAATGTGACATGATGCCCAGCCGCCTCCAGCGCCTGCCGGAATGCCTGTATCGACGTGGAAACGCCATTGACGCGCGGAAAATACACGTCGGAAACCATCAATATGCGCATTAACTATTTCACCAGTCCTTTGATCGGGCCAATGAAACCCAGTACGGACTGAGGGTCATCCATGCTCTTGGCGTGTTGGGCAACCATACCGATGTAGCCATCGCCATTCACATCCAGATGCCAGTATGGGGAAGTGGTTTCCGCCCCCACAGGCACGGTTGCAACGCGGGTCAGACTGTTGTTGCCAATATCGTATGCCCACAGCATGTTGTTTTCGTGCTCACCGTCTTCACCGATCAGCAGCGTGTCGGAATGCGGCAGGAAAGAGAGGTTATCAGGTTGCGCAAACCAGTCCAGTGTATTGGCAGCGCAACTTTCCGCGCCACCCGCGTTGAGGCTCGCGTCAGTGGCGGAACCACCCATGACCACAGCCTTGATGCCGGTGGCGACATGGCTGCTGCCGATAGCTTTGCCATCCGTATCCTTGACGCCATCCTGCATGGAAAGCGCATATACACCACCACAGTAGTTGGGTTGGGCAAGACGGATATGGTTACCGGTGGCGCTGTCATAGTTCTTTTGCTCTTCCACATCATCGGTGTTATCCAGCATCCCTCGCGCCGCTTCGCTGATGGCCAGATAGCCAGTGTTGCGGTCAGCATCATAGGTAAAACCTTCCATCTTGCGGAATTCGTGGGTAGCGCCCTTGATGGCGGCGTAGCGACGCGCTTCCAGGCGGGAGGCCAGCACCTCTTTACCATCCCTGACCTTCAAACACTGCTTTTTGAAACCTGCCGGGGAAACCAGCACGAAACCGTTTTGCGTATCACACTTGTCCGTATCGCCGGTTTCAAACAGTTCGCTGAATTTGGGCAGCCTGGCAATGGCGGCCTTGAGGTCAGCATCGCTGGCATGGCCGAGGCTGACCCATTCCAGCTTGGCCGTGCCGCCGTTATTACCATCGGTCTGGTTCCATTTGGCGGCGTACAGTGTGCCTGCCGACAGGTTGCCCGCCTGATCGGCAACAAACATGAACAGTGTGCCGTTATCGCCATCATCGGT
The sequence above is drawn from the Thiothrix nivea DSM 5205 genome and encodes:
- a CDS encoding Nif3-like dinuclear metal center hexameric protein; this translates as MNLYELETYLNKLLNISKFRDYGPNGLQVEGKVEVRKIITGVTASQPLLDAAVGLGADAILVHHGYFWKNEASVIRGMKKRRIATLLKHDISLFGYHLPLDAHPELGNNAQLAKLLGIQVDGVMDERELQGVGNVGSLPEPQTLKAFGKQVADVLGREPLLIAGGDKPIQRIAWCSGGAQSYIQQAFGLGVDAYLSGEVSEHTVHSARENGIHYIAAGHHATERYGIKALGEHLSAQFGLEHIFLDLDNPV
- the hisC gene encoding histidinol-phosphate transaminase, with the protein product MSQYWSKLVHNLDPYVPGEQPKDQRYIKLNTNECPYPPSPKALEAIHAAADDTLRLYPDPNADTLKDAIADYYGVTRANVFAGNGSDEVLAHVFCGLLKHDKPLLYPDISYSFYPVYANLYQIEAQQIPLREDFRLCLGDYSVDNGGIIFPNPNAPTSMAVGLEAIEALLQTYPDSVVVVDEAYIDFGGETAIPLTAKYPNLLVVQTFSKSRSLAGLRVGFAVGHPDLIDALERVKNSFNSYPLGRMAIAGAAAAMRDRDYFETTCQQIIATRAATVQKLTELGFSVLPSAANFVFARPPQGNAEAIYLALKQRGVLVRYFNKPRINEYLRITIGTDEEMTEFLRILTEL
- a CDS encoding hydrolase, whose protein sequence is MTQIQQSTFRPAWWLKSPHLQTLWPVFFRQRPKLDLQHERVELADGDFIDLAWHPRADSPLVLVIHGLEGSLESHYAQTLLLTLHKVGFASVFMHLRGCSGTPNRHASSYHSGRTEDVAEVLAHLRKTGRMPKAAVGFSLGGNLILKYAGETGAASGLQAIIAVSVPFQLQECARKLEQGFARVYGQYLLGKLKAAYRRKFSQREQPLQASSNKLGTIYDFDDQITAPLNGFADAEDYYTRSSSRQFLPRIQTPTLIIHARDDPFMYPATAPTEDMLSDQVILELATHGGHVGFVSGKTPWNTQYWLEQRITTWLQERQLA
- a CDS encoding glycosyltransferase, with the protein product MRILMVSDVYFPRVNGVSTSIQAFRQALEAAGHHVTLIAPDYGQTVEDETGIIRISSRNVIVDPEDRMMRIRRIHRLTEELRAEDYDIIHIHTPFVAHYAGLKLARKLKLPVVATYHTFFEEYLYNYVKWLPKEWLRYAARRFSRTQCADLDALVVPSSAMQQVLKDYGVETPMTILPTGLDMRVFESGDGVVFREQHGIPVECPVILFVGRVAFEKNIGFLLDVTERLREQIPDILFVIAGEGPAEKSLHAQVKRRGLEGNVSFVGYLRRDGGLQACYKAADVFVFASRTETQGLVLIEAMACGTPVVSTAVLGTKDVIGSGQGGLVAPEEVEGFAKQVERLLQGKTLHVQKAKEALVYAATWSHTAQAEKLVAFYRQVK
- a CDS encoding alkaline phosphatase PhoX: MRLSPLFASLSLLLASAPLYAASLQKTVEFKPLDLPTSDADKHVVRTTDEVTVNGGKQAIAFQEYMRTGAQDNDEVFGLMKDVKGNPISVDGTPYVCNGVNGTSGSGMDFSSILHDNGKLYVMSQFECNVGGMYMSEVQQDKDGKLSPVKDTLQFIDQSGDFGGFVHCAGMVTPWGSHLGGEEYEPDAANIEEQIGNPDGITDKKYVAYPKYYWQDDLKNPAKSSPYMVGWVTETRIRDGKGHYSKHYAMGRFSHELAYVLPDQKTAYLTDDGDNGTLFMFVADQAGNLSAGTLYAAKWNQTDGNNGGTAKLEWVSLGHASDADLKAAIARLPKFSELFETGDTDKCDTQNGFVLVSPAGFKKQCLKVRDGKEVLASRLEARRYAAIKGATHEFRKMEGFTYDADRNTGYLAISEAARGMLDNTDDVEEQKNYDSATGNHIRLAQPNYCGGVYALSMQDGVKDTDGKAIGSSHVATGIKAVVMGGSATDASLNAGGAESCAANTLDWFAQPDNLSFLPHSDTLLIGEDGEHENNMLWAYDIGNNSLTRVATVPVGAETTSPYWHLDVNGDGYIGMVAQHAKSMDDPQSVLGFIGPIKGLVK